From the genome of Roseofilum reptotaenium CS-1145, one region includes:
- a CDS encoding PP2C family serine/threonine-protein phosphatase translates to MSTLSGDLQTPIPHDPDHILSPLNGWQAIASSVLGTSHQKRGQPCQDAHAWDILGPGLVVAAVADGAGSASLSDVGAQVATRTAVEQIKRQWDRLAAEQSEVCWEALLGEVLEHAQNAIAAESLTRDVEVRQLATTLLILVASSQEVAVAQIGDGAVVIGDRQGHITALTQPENGEYANETTFLISPNALESAQIKVWEGEIAHFALFSDGLQRLALKLPEGTPHAPFFTPLFRFVDQMEDSQAAESELQGFLSHPRITERTDDDLTMVLGSLKSINN, encoded by the coding sequence ATGAGTACCCTTTCTGGAGATCTGCAAACCCCCATTCCCCACGATCCTGACCATATCTTATCCCCTTTGAATGGGTGGCAAGCGATCGCCAGTTCGGTTTTAGGAACGAGTCATCAAAAGCGAGGACAACCCTGCCAAGATGCCCATGCTTGGGATATTCTAGGGCCAGGACTGGTGGTGGCAGCCGTGGCAGATGGGGCAGGTTCGGCATCGTTGTCGGATGTGGGAGCGCAAGTGGCGACGAGAACTGCGGTAGAGCAGATTAAGCGCCAATGGGATCGATTAGCGGCAGAACAGTCAGAAGTCTGTTGGGAAGCTCTGCTGGGAGAGGTTTTGGAACATGCCCAAAATGCGATCGCCGCTGAAAGCTTAACCCGTGATGTAGAGGTGCGTCAGTTAGCAACTACTTTGTTAATTTTGGTTGCCAGTTCCCAGGAGGTGGCTGTAGCACAGATAGGAGATGGAGCTGTGGTGATTGGCGATCGTCAAGGCCATATTACTGCACTGACCCAGCCGGAAAACGGAGAATATGCGAATGAAACCACATTTTTAATTTCTCCCAACGCCTTAGAAAGCGCCCAAATTAAGGTTTGGGAAGGAGAAATTGCCCATTTTGCCCTCTTCTCGGATGGTCTACAACGATTAGCCTTAAAATTACCAGAAGGTACGCCCCATGCTCCGTTCTTTACTCCTCTGTTTCGGTTTGTCGATCAAATGGAGGATTCTCAAGCAGCCGAGAGTGAACTTCAGGGTTTTCTCTCTCATCCGCGTATTACGGAACGGACAGATGACGACCTGACTATGGTTTTAGGTAGCCTGAAGTCAATTAATAATTAA